A genomic window from Cloacibacillus evryensis DSM 19522 includes:
- a CDS encoding helix-turn-helix domain-containing protein: MEIFNERLKTARKRKNMSRAKLADMLCVTPATVTRWENGDREPDFATTKRIAGTLETTISFLLGEIDKPEPFIIVPTYILPEDQFHTKLAVPSQDEALLDHFHTLGQQEREEVMQFIRFKKYIAAKKEGRQ; the protein is encoded by the coding sequence ATGGAAATATTTAACGAGCGGCTGAAAACCGCACGAAAACGTAAAAATATGTCCCGTGCCAAGCTGGCTGATATGCTCTGCGTCACGCCCGCTACGGTGACCCGCTGGGAAAACGGCGACCGCGAGCCTGATTTTGCCACGACCAAAAGGATCGCCGGCACATTGGAGACTACGATCTCTTTCCTGCTCGGCGAGATAGATAAACCGGAACCATTTATCATCGTCCCCACTTATATTCTTCCCGAAGACCAGTTCCATACGAAGTTGGCGGTCCCCTCGCAGGACGAGGCGCTGCTCGACCACTTTCACACTCTGGGGCAGCAGGAGCGCGAAGAGGTCATGCAATTCATCAGATTTAAAAAATATATCGCCGCGAAAAAAGAAGGAAGACAATGA
- a CDS encoding GGDEF domain-containing protein produces MKKKLQKAVKADEFTVFAEDINEKNRQTLVNISTAGALLGPPALFAGLLFHGSWGPAETACAAWLLASFFTMFALKRRKDLAARGVLPALYFFISVTFFIFAAAEVRFRAGGSGRMAGAAAVLPFLLLDRPLRVCLFTTAACALSCLPHAALMGPAAASDAAGVLMAVAFSCLVRTRNIREKLADIRSKYDIIAQRDTDPLTGLMTRSAAENLIESHRRHGSGKGVLFIVDIDRFKEVNDTFGHIKGDRILSETAASIKRCFRETDLAARFGGDEFIVFAKETTDIAWIHRQARRLNEAVSREIDIDGRSFRVSASIGIASLDGGQSLETLYARADKMLYQAKKGGRGGYRMYE; encoded by the coding sequence ATGAAGAAAAAGTTACAAAAGGCCGTTAAAGCAGACGAATTCACCGTCTTTGCAGAAGATATAAATGAGAAAAACCGCCAAACGCTGGTAAACATCAGCACAGCCGGCGCGCTGCTGGGGCCGCCGGCTCTCTTCGCGGGATTGCTTTTTCACGGATCGTGGGGCCCGGCGGAGACCGCCTGCGCCGCGTGGCTGCTGGCGTCGTTTTTCACCATGTTTGCCTTGAAGCGCCGCAAGGACCTGGCCGCGCGCGGCGTGCTCCCCGCACTCTATTTCTTTATTTCAGTGACTTTTTTCATTTTCGCGGCCGCCGAAGTCCGCTTTCGGGCAGGCGGTTCAGGCAGGATGGCCGGAGCCGCCGCGGTGTTGCCGTTTCTTCTTCTAGACAGGCCGCTGCGCGTATGCCTCTTTACAACGGCGGCCTGTGCGCTCTCCTGCCTTCCGCACGCGGCCTTAATGGGCCCGGCGGCGGCAAGCGACGCCGCCGGCGTTCTGATGGCCGTGGCCTTTTCCTGCCTCGTAAGAACAAGGAATATTCGGGAAAAACTGGCTGACATCAGGTCGAAATACGACATCATCGCACAGCGCGACACCGATCCATTGACAGGTCTCATGACCCGTTCGGCGGCGGAGAATCTGATAGAGTCCCACCGGCGGCACGGCAGCGGGAAAGGCGTGCTCTTCATCGTCGACATAGACCGTTTCAAAGAGGTGAACGATACCTTTGGACATATAAAGGGAGACAGGATATTGTCCGAGACCGCGGCTTCGATCAAAAGATGCTTCCGTGAAACTGACTTGGCCGCCAGATTCGGCGGAGACGAATTTATCGTCTTTGCGAAGGAAACCACCGATATCGCATGGATACACCGTCAGGCAAGGAGGCTCAACGAGGCGGTCTCGCGCGAGATCGATATTGACGGGAGGTCGTTTCGCGTTTCGGCAAGCATAGGGATAGCAAGTCTTGACGGCGGGCAAAGTTTGGAGACGCTGTACGCGCGGGCTGACAAGATGCTCTATCAGGCAAAAAAAGGAGGAAGAGGCGGATATCGGATGTATGAATAA
- a CDS encoding helix-turn-helix domain-containing protein produces the protein MGRSKSDVNNNIKKIIGERVRLLRGDISQGEIARRVGVAQSYLSEIEQGRKSPSLEMLLYFAKIFDTSVAFMLGENDERHRSEVAPSARPAGGDEKEPDCADAMPSPVMLLVTLQHYLSLPGCDIPPQERKMLLLLLDSCRNMLEKQCRRALS, from the coding sequence ATGGGAAGATCAAAAAGCGACGTCAACAACAATATAAAGAAAATAATCGGAGAACGCGTGCGTTTGCTGAGAGGCGATATTTCGCAGGGAGAAATTGCCCGCAGAGTAGGCGTTGCCCAGTCGTACCTTTCGGAGATAGAGCAGGGGCGTAAAAGTCCCTCCTTAGAGATGCTCCTTTATTTTGCGAAGATATTTGATACGAGCGTTGCCTTTATGCTCGGAGAGAATGACGAGCGGCATCGCTCCGAAGTTGCGCCTTCCGCGCGGCCTGCGGGCGGAGATGAAAAAGAGCCGGACTGCGCGGACGCCATGCCTTCCCCCGTCATGCTGCTTGTCACTTTGCAACATTATCTATCGCTCCCAGGTTGTGACATCCCGCCGCAGGAGAGAAAGATGCTGCTGCTTCTGTTGGACTCCTGCCGTAATATGCTCGAAAAACAGTGCCGCCGGGCGCTCTCCTGA
- a CDS encoding DNA polymerase produces MRGTDEMISAQEEFLSRMDEACRQKVIGVRLEPTGPDPRRDMIGTIRLAWGDITLSLDCLSMLPAGLTPLRKALESPAVKVFHNAGTELQFLMAAGINPTKIFDTALAGQLLSESGHLYSELDELAGRYLPGESVTGKADILLRLREAMISLLKRYRLVEVAKIEFDCAISVAQMEFHGIMLDVAAWRDLTAAAEIEKRQALEALRNFTGQRPTQTTLWGEAGFMEENFDSNAHILSLLRGHGIKVENTAKPALAAHRSHPLVAALSRYRAVAKQLSTYLRPLPKMLHPKTGRLHPQYSQIAAWTGRMSCYAPNIQQIPRGGDFRECFVAPEGRRLLIADYPQIELRVVAQITHERRMIDAYARGLDLHGLTASLILGKTMESISGQERQYAKAVNFGLIYAMGAEGLRLSAQQSYGVAMTHEQAADFRRLFFEAYPAIRDWHTALARRRSPEGRTLTGRRYSFPKWYGLPAHSNAPVQGTAADILKRALGGLAVKLAGTDAFIAAAIHDEIIMECPQEEAEYYGAVLKREMEEAADSILPDVPTKVEVRIAGNWSEK; encoded by the coding sequence ATGCGCGGAACGGACGAAATGATCTCCGCTCAAGAGGAATTTCTCTCACGTATGGACGAAGCATGCCGCCAGAAGGTGATCGGCGTCAGGCTTGAGCCGACCGGTCCCGACCCGCGCCGGGACATGATCGGCACCATACGTCTGGCGTGGGGGGATATCACGCTGTCCCTCGACTGCCTCTCCATGCTCCCCGCCGGGCTGACGCCGCTGCGTAAGGCTCTGGAATCGCCGGCGGTCAAAGTCTTCCACAATGCCGGGACCGAGCTGCAGTTTCTCATGGCGGCCGGCATCAACCCCACGAAAATATTCGACACGGCGCTCGCCGGACAACTGCTGTCGGAAAGCGGCCATCTATACTCCGAGCTTGACGAACTGGCAGGGCGTTATCTGCCCGGAGAATCCGTGACCGGCAAAGCGGATATTTTGCTGCGCCTGCGCGAGGCGATGATCAGCCTTTTAAAACGGTACCGCCTGGTGGAGGTGGCTAAAATAGAATTTGACTGCGCGATAAGCGTAGCCCAGATGGAGTTTCACGGCATCATGCTGGATGTCGCGGCATGGCGGGACCTGACCGCGGCGGCAGAAATAGAAAAGCGGCAAGCTCTGGAGGCGCTTCGAAATTTTACCGGACAGCGGCCGACGCAGACGACACTGTGGGGAGAGGCCGGCTTCATGGAAGAGAACTTCGACAGCAACGCCCATATACTGTCGCTGCTGCGCGGCCACGGCATAAAGGTCGAAAACACCGCGAAACCGGCGCTGGCCGCCCACCGTTCGCATCCGCTGGTCGCCGCGCTCTCCCGCTACCGCGCCGTCGCCAAACAGCTATCGACCTACCTGCGCCCCCTCCCCAAGATGCTCCATCCAAAGACCGGCAGGCTGCACCCTCAATATAGCCAGATCGCCGCCTGGACCGGCCGTATGAGCTGTTACGCGCCGAATATCCAACAGATACCGCGAGGCGGGGATTTCAGAGAATGCTTCGTCGCGCCCGAAGGACGCCGCCTGCTCATCGCCGATTATCCCCAGATCGAACTGCGTGTCGTCGCGCAGATCACGCATGAGCGGCGGATGATAGATGCCTATGCGCGGGGACTGGACCTGCACGGCCTGACGGCGTCGCTCATACTGGGCAAAACGATGGAATCTATAAGCGGGCAGGAGCGGCAGTACGCGAAGGCCGTCAACTTCGGCCTGATATACGCGATGGGGGCCGAAGGGCTGCGCCTCTCCGCGCAGCAGTCTTACGGCGTGGCGATGACGCATGAACAGGCGGCGGATTTTCGCAGGCTGTTTTTTGAGGCGTACCCGGCCATCAGGGATTGGCATACCGCACTCGCCCGGCGGCGGTCGCCGGAGGGAAGGACTCTGACCGGCAGGAGATATTCTTTTCCTAAATGGTACGGCCTCCCGGCCCACAGCAACGCGCCGGTACAGGGGACCGCCGCCGACATCCTCAAAAGAGCGCTGGGCGGACTGGCGGTCAAATTGGCGGGGACCGACGCTTTCATCGCGGCCGCGATCCATGACGAAATCATTATGGAATGCCCGCAGGAAGAGGCCGAATATTACGGCGCGGTCCTAAAAAGGGAGATGGAAGAGGCCGCGGACTCCATCCTGCCGGACGTGCCCACCAAAGTTGAGGTACGCATCGCCGGGAACTGGTCGGAAAAGTAA
- a CDS encoding sodium-dependent transporter: MAEIKKGGEQFSSRWGLLCTILGMAVGTGNIWRFPREVASNNGGAFILICFLALFIWAVPLICAESVFGKKTRMANAGAFKALLGEKYAWVGAFCAMVCIMLGCYYVVVLGWVSKYLVLIFTGFLDAVRAGGTDFATEFFKGFATTAPAYEAWAWFAFAIALSAVIIFRGIQGGIETANKIMIPAVFILLAALLVRVVMLPGAWKGFEYMFHVDPKDFLNPRIWLAAFTQAAWSSGAGWGMFHVYYVYAAKDEDIELNSFTVTFGDMVAAMLAGMVVLPAVFALSPDPQAVMKAGANGLTFVHLTNLFAHTSGGFIMAVLFFLALFSAALSSVIAMLETGTRNLIDMGFSRVKATMCVAIFFLFVGSFSALDNRVFENQDMVWGVGLLVVGLIYSLASLKYGVDKLWEEDIKPCSDINVKWMWSCIKFFPFEFAFVWGWWMWDAASWYPGEWFKFWPITKYQYTPGSMVVEWGIIALICLMLNGFISKRLVHSNKID, encoded by the coding sequence ATGGCTGAAATCAAAAAAGGCGGAGAGCAATTCTCAAGCCGCTGGGGACTTTTGTGTACTATACTCGGTATGGCGGTGGGCACCGGAAATATCTGGCGATTCCCGCGCGAAGTTGCCTCCAACAACGGCGGAGCTTTTATCCTTATCTGCTTCCTGGCACTCTTTATCTGGGCCGTCCCGCTCATCTGCGCCGAGTCCGTCTTCGGAAAGAAGACCCGCATGGCGAACGCCGGGGCTTTTAAAGCGCTTTTGGGAGAGAAATATGCCTGGGTCGGCGCGTTTTGCGCGATGGTATGCATCATGCTCGGATGCTACTACGTCGTCGTCCTCGGCTGGGTATCAAAGTATTTGGTCCTGATTTTCACGGGATTTCTTGACGCGGTACGGGCGGGCGGAACAGATTTCGCCACGGAGTTCTTCAAGGGCTTCGCGACGACGGCTCCCGCCTATGAGGCCTGGGCCTGGTTCGCCTTCGCCATCGCGCTTTCCGCGGTAATCATCTTCCGCGGCATTCAGGGCGGTATCGAGACGGCGAACAAGATCATGATCCCCGCCGTATTCATCCTTCTCGCCGCGCTCCTCGTACGCGTCGTGATGCTCCCCGGAGCCTGGAAGGGCTTCGAGTATATGTTCCATGTGGACCCCAAGGACTTCCTCAATCCAAGGATCTGGCTGGCGGCCTTTACCCAGGCGGCCTGGTCGTCCGGCGCGGGCTGGGGCATGTTCCACGTCTACTACGTCTATGCCGCGAAGGATGAGGACATCGAGCTCAACTCCTTCACGGTGACATTCGGAGACATGGTCGCGGCCATGCTCGCCGGTATGGTCGTCCTGCCCGCCGTCTTCGCCCTCTCGCCTGACCCTCAGGCGGTCATGAAGGCCGGAGCGAACGGGCTTACCTTCGTCCACCTGACGAACCTTTTCGCCCACACTTCGGGCGGATTCATCATGGCGGTGCTCTTCTTCCTCGCCCTCTTCTCGGCGGCCCTCTCGTCGGTCATCGCGATGCTTGAGACCGGCACGCGCAACCTCATCGACATGGGCTTCTCCCGCGTCAAAGCGACGATGTGCGTCGCGATCTTCTTCCTGTTTGTCGGCTCCTTCTCGGCGCTCGACAACAGGGTATTTGAAAATCAGGACATGGTCTGGGGCGTAGGACTGCTCGTCGTCGGGCTCATTTACTCGCTGGCTTCGCTCAAGTACGGCGTGGACAAGCTCTGGGAAGAGGACATCAAACCCTGCTCGGATATCAACGTCAAGTGGATGTGGAGCTGCATCAAGTTCTTCCCGTTTGAATTCGCCTTCGTCTGGGGATGGTGGATGTGGGACGCCGCGTCGTGGTATCCGGGAGAGTGGTTCAAGTTTTGGCCGATCACGAAGTATCAGTACACCCCCGGCTCGATGGTCGTCGAATGGGGCATCATCGCGCTGATCTGCCTGATGCTGAACGGTTTCATCTCCAAACGTCTCGTCCATTCCAATAAGATCGATTAA
- a CDS encoding TrkH family potassium uptake protein produces MNYRIVARFLSILVLTITASMAFPLAWALKDGTDDVRAFLLSALTGLAMAAALHVVGRSASKDELGTREAIAGVAFAWVAASLQGCMPYMLGGYIPAFTDAYFEAMSGFTTTGATILRDVEAVPRGILMWRAQTQWLGGMGIVVLVIAMLPLFGVNMTQLFKAESPGPNLEKTSPRITDMAMMLWKVYMGLTVIGIVLLSLGGMSVYNAIAHIFAAVSTGGFSTHNASVAFYDSAYIDYVLTFIMFFSGANFNLHLAAIRGRTLRPYRDAEFGFYAVIVVSSVLMICAVLIWHGAYDDFIAALRYASFQVVSIITTTGFVTANYALWPMFTQLLLLALMLVGGCAGSTAGAIKCVRFQVVIKESIAELKRMIHPNAVVAIFQGRNTASPSMVTSAASFIAIYFIIWGASALAVSLSGHDIVTSISAVAATLSNVGPGLADVGPVSNFADQSTFAKWVYTFDMLCGRLELYTVLVLFTRDLWKK; encoded by the coding sequence TTGAATTACAGGATCGTAGCGCGTTTTCTCTCGATACTTGTATTGACGATAACCGCCTCGATGGCCTTTCCGCTCGCCTGGGCGCTGAAGGACGGCACGGACGACGTCCGGGCCTTTCTGCTCTCGGCGCTGACCGGGCTGGCAATGGCGGCGGCGCTGCACGTCGTGGGACGCAGCGCCTCAAAAGACGAACTGGGGACGCGTGAGGCGATCGCGGGCGTCGCTTTCGCCTGGGTGGCGGCCTCATTGCAGGGGTGTATGCCCTATATGCTGGGCGGCTATATCCCCGCCTTCACCGACGCCTACTTTGAGGCGATGTCCGGTTTTACGACCACCGGGGCCACGATCCTGCGGGACGTCGAGGCGGTCCCGCGCGGCATACTTATGTGGCGCGCGCAGACGCAGTGGCTTGGCGGCATGGGTATCGTCGTCCTCGTCATCGCGATGCTGCCGCTCTTCGGAGTCAACATGACGCAGCTCTTCAAGGCGGAGAGCCCCGGCCCCAACCTTGAAAAAACAAGCCCGAGGATCACCGACATGGCGATGATGCTCTGGAAGGTCTACATGGGGCTGACCGTTATCGGCATCGTCCTGCTCTCCCTGGGAGGGATGTCGGTCTATAACGCCATCGCCCATATTTTCGCCGCCGTATCGACGGGGGGGTTTTCCACCCATAACGCCAGCGTGGCCTTTTATGATTCCGCGTATATAGATTACGTGCTCACATTTATAATGTTTTTTTCAGGCGCAAATTTCAACCTCCACCTCGCCGCCATCCGCGGAAGGACGCTTCGGCCCTACCGTGACGCCGAGTTCGGCTTCTACGCCGTGATCGTGGTCTCTTCCGTCCTGATGATCTGCGCCGTCCTGATCTGGCACGGGGCATACGACGACTTTATCGCGGCGCTGCGTTACGCCTCTTTTCAGGTCGTCAGCATAATAACCACGACCGGCTTCGTCACCGCGAATTACGCGCTGTGGCCGATGTTCACCCAGCTCCTTCTGCTTGCCCTCATGCTTGTCGGCGGCTGCGCGGGTTCTACCGCGGGAGCGATCAAGTGCGTGCGTTTCCAGGTCGTCATCAAGGAATCGATCGCGGAGCTGAAAAGAATGATCCATCCGAACGCCGTCGTCGCGATATTCCAGGGCAGGAATACGGCAAGCCCCTCAATGGTGACTTCAGCGGCCAGTTTCATCGCCATATACTTCATAATATGGGGAGCCTCGGCGCTCGCCGTGAGCCTGAGCGGACACGACATCGTTACGTCCATCAGCGCGGTGGCGGCCACGCTGAGCAACGTCGGCCCCGGACTGGCGGACGTCGGCCCCGTCAGCAACTTCGCAGATCAGAGCACGTTCGCGAAATGGGTATACACCTTCGACATGCTCTGCGGACGCCTTGAGCTTTACACGGTACTGGTCCTCTTCACCAGAGACCTCTGGAAGAAATAG
- a CDS encoding class I SAM-dependent methyltransferase — MLKALFKNCGKPQGVLGKLMLHGMNAGHGTLSEWGLSQIRIPAGANVLDIGCGGGANLLRLAKLAARGTVCGIDISECSLECSRKKVREYIAEGRCQVKYGSAEEIPFSDGFFDVATAFETVYFWKDMAAALREVRRVLREDGLFMVVNDQSDAQNNCWTGIVEGMTVRGGDELRALFEEAGFIGTEVISEDDGRLCVIGRSK; from the coding sequence ATGCTCAAAGCTTTGTTCAAAAATTGCGGCAAACCGCAGGGCGTCCTGGGGAAATTGATGCTTCACGGCATGAATGCCGGCCACGGCACGCTTTCCGAGTGGGGGCTGTCGCAGATAAGGATACCGGCCGGAGCCAATGTGCTTGATATAGGCTGCGGCGGCGGAGCCAACCTGTTGAGGCTGGCGAAGCTGGCCGCTCGCGGTACCGTCTGCGGAATAGATATCTCAGAATGCAGCCTCGAATGCAGCCGCAAAAAAGTTCGTGAATATATCGCCGAGGGGCGGTGCCAGGTAAAGTATGGCAGCGCCGAGGAGATACCTTTTTCAGACGGTTTTTTCGACGTGGCCACGGCATTTGAGACTGTATATTTCTGGAAGGATATGGCGGCGGCACTGCGTGAGGTCCGGCGGGTGTTAAGGGAAGACGGGCTCTTTATGGTGGTAAACGATCAGAGCGACGCGCAAAATAATTGCTGGACCGGCATTGTCGAAGGAATGACAGTTCGCGGCGGCGACGAACTGCGGGCCCTGTTCGAGGAGGCCGGCTTTATCGGGACGGAAGTGATTTCGGAAGATGACGGGCGTCTTTGCGTCATTGGAAGGTCGAAATAG
- a CDS encoding adenosylcobalamin-dependent ribonucleoside-diphosphate reductase, with amino-acid sequence MIIKPAFSPSAKDILRDRYLWRDEERNPVEKPEEMLERVAKHVAGAESSLAMQYKWADEFYDVMARLLFLPNSPTLMNAGRPEPHGQLAACFVIGVEDSMESICEALRKQMLIHKSGGGTGFNFSKLRSEGAKVNSTNGRASGPVSFMGLFDKATETVQQGGMRRGANMGILNIDHPDIRKFIHCKDKDGTITNFNISVGVFDGFMEKVQSDPHGEEAALLAEIADSAWRTGDPGIVFLDAINRGNTTPNLGELSSTNPCGESPLYPNEACNLGSINIAKMVKDGAFDYELLGEISAVATRFLDDVIDVNHYPLPEIAEAVKLTRKIGLGVMGWADLLFQLRIPYDSGEALELAGNIMRTIQQRAHETSVALGEEKGVPETLAHLGRRNATLTCIAPTGTIALLANCSSGIEPLFALEHTRVRTQIDGTKVIMKQVNRYYEQARKEGLPDEVMKRVFVTSHDVPPSAHVRMQGVFQRYTDLAVSKTVNLCHECGVRDVLDAYTLAWKEGCKGITVYRDGSKSSQVLYRKEDEEKARNEGTNSDAPKGAPVPVMTAAARRRFVLKRPQ; translated from the coding sequence ATGATCATAAAACCGGCTTTCAGCCCATCAGCTAAGGATATTTTGCGTGACCGCTACCTGTGGCGCGACGAAGAGAGAAACCCCGTGGAAAAACCGGAGGAGATGCTCGAAAGAGTGGCTAAACACGTCGCCGGGGCGGAATCCAGCCTTGCCATGCAGTACAAATGGGCGGATGAGTTCTATGATGTGATGGCGAGGCTTCTTTTTCTGCCAAACAGCCCCACGCTCATGAACGCCGGACGTCCCGAGCCCCACGGCCAGCTTGCAGCCTGCTTCGTCATCGGAGTGGAAGACTCGATGGAGAGCATCTGCGAGGCGCTGCGCAAGCAGATGCTGATACACAAAAGCGGCGGCGGCACCGGCTTCAACTTCTCAAAGCTCCGCAGCGAGGGCGCTAAGGTCAACAGCACCAACGGCCGCGCCTCCGGCCCGGTCTCGTTCATGGGACTCTTCGACAAGGCGACGGAGACGGTACAGCAGGGCGGCATGCGCCGCGGCGCCAATATGGGCATTCTCAACATCGACCACCCGGACATCAGGAAGTTCATCCATTGTAAGGACAAGGACGGCACGATAACGAACTTCAATATCTCCGTTGGCGTCTTTGACGGCTTCATGGAGAAGGTCCAGAGCGACCCGCACGGCGAAGAGGCGGCCCTGCTCGCGGAGATCGCCGACTCGGCCTGGCGCACCGGCGACCCCGGGATAGTGTTCCTTGACGCGATAAACCGCGGCAACACCACGCCCAACCTCGGGGAGCTGTCAAGCACCAACCCCTGCGGCGAATCCCCGCTTTACCCCAACGAAGCCTGCAACCTCGGCTCGATAAACATCGCTAAGATGGTAAAGGACGGAGCTTTCGACTATGAGCTGCTGGGAGAGATCTCGGCGGTAGCGACGCGCTTCCTCGACGACGTCATCGACGTCAACCACTATCCGCTGCCGGAGATCGCCGAAGCTGTGAAGCTGACGCGTAAGATAGGACTCGGAGTCATGGGATGGGCGGATCTGCTCTTCCAGCTCCGCATTCCGTATGACAGCGGGGAGGCCCTCGAACTGGCGGGAAACATCATGCGGACGATCCAGCAGCGGGCGCACGAAACATCGGTGGCTCTCGGCGAAGAGAAGGGCGTTCCTGAGACGCTCGCGCATCTTGGACGCCGAAACGCGACGCTCACATGCATCGCGCCTACAGGCACGATAGCGCTGCTCGCCAACTGCTCTTCCGGCATCGAACCGCTTTTCGCTCTCGAACATACGCGCGTGCGCACGCAGATAGACGGCACAAAGGTGATCATGAAGCAGGTGAACCGCTACTATGAACAGGCCCGGAAAGAGGGGCTCCCTGACGAGGTCATGAAGAGAGTCTTCGTAACCTCTCACGACGTGCCGCCCTCGGCGCACGTCCGCATGCAGGGCGTCTTCCAGAGATATACGGACCTCGCCGTCTCAAAGACGGTCAACCTGTGCCACGAATGCGGCGTCCGGGACGTGCTCGACGCCTACACGCTGGCCTGGAAAGAGGGCTGCAAAGGCATTACGGTATACCGCGACGGATCGAAGTCAAGCCAGGTGCTCTACAGAAAAGAGGACGAGGAGAAGGCGCGGAATGAGGGCACGAACAGTGACGCGCCAAAAGGCGCGCCGGTGCCGGTCATGACGGCGGCGGCAAGACGGCGTTTCGTGCTTAAAAGACCTCAATAG
- the trkA gene encoding Trk system potassium transporter TrkA, which yields MLVGAGEVGYSVAKNLSSDGHNIIIIEDSEERADRAESSLDVMVIRGNGARPSVLAKAGIKEGNSDVSMLIACTNKDEVNLMACWIAKRMGVPHVIARAVGLEFTDNEGWAKDLGIDMLISPERSVAKEIEELLEVRAAIHANEIAGGRAGIYVFRIAQDSPIKGLPLYDIRKNNPKMIMLVVCIRRGEHSFVPKASDELQAGDLCYTMCYRSMVFDIEGLFQPSKSKKLKRVFIVGAGKVGYQTAARLISHIRGIDVRLVDEDRAKCEKLARELPGAMVLCANGSDTEFLLSEGIAEADGYVAATEHDETNLMLSVLAKTLGVSKSIAVVRRPNYLGMTNHIPVDAIVNRNQTLADVITRSVRYPGSSRVLTVLEEISAEAVEIMISPDSPAAGKSLIDLKMPPGSLIGLLERGNEMLIPTGGTILKAGDKVVLFGTAAVMDTAMLPFGEDKS from the coding sequence GTGCTTGTCGGGGCGGGCGAGGTCGGATACAGCGTAGCGAAAAACCTTTCGTCCGACGGACATAACATAATCATCATCGAGGACAGCGAAGAGAGGGCCGATAGAGCCGAAAGCTCGCTTGACGTAATGGTGATTCGGGGAAACGGCGCCCGCCCGAGCGTACTCGCAAAGGCGGGGATAAAAGAGGGAAACTCCGACGTCTCTATGCTCATTGCCTGTACAAATAAAGATGAAGTGAATCTCATGGCCTGCTGGATCGCGAAAAGGATGGGCGTGCCGCATGTCATCGCGCGCGCCGTCGGCCTGGAATTCACCGACAACGAGGGCTGGGCGAAAGACCTCGGCATCGATATGCTGATCTCCCCCGAGCGATCCGTCGCGAAGGAGATAGAGGAGCTGCTGGAGGTACGCGCCGCCATACACGCGAATGAGATCGCCGGCGGGCGCGCGGGCATATATGTCTTCCGTATCGCGCAGGATTCCCCCATCAAGGGGCTCCCTCTTTATGATATACGCAAAAACAATCCCAAAATGATCATGCTCGTCGTCTGTATCAGGCGGGGAGAGCATTCGTTCGTCCCCAAAGCCTCGGATGAGCTTCAGGCGGGAGACCTTTGCTACACCATGTGTTACCGTTCGATGGTCTTCGATATCGAAGGGCTTTTTCAGCCTTCCAAGTCAAAGAAACTCAAGCGCGTCTTCATCGTCGGAGCCGGCAAGGTCGGTTATCAGACCGCGGCCAGGCTCATTTCACATATCCGCGGCATAGACGTGCGCCTTGTCGACGAGGACCGCGCCAAATGCGAAAAGCTGGCCCGCGAGCTGCCGGGGGCGATGGTGCTGTGCGCAAACGGCTCGGACACGGAGTTCCTGCTCTCCGAGGGCATCGCCGAGGCCGACGGATATGTCGCGGCGACCGAACACGACGAGACGAACCTCATGCTCTCGGTGCTCGCGAAGACTCTCGGCGTCTCCAAGAGCATCGCGGTCGTACGCCGGCCAAACTATCTCGGCATGACAAATCATATACCGGTCGACGCCATCGTCAACCGCAACCAGACGCTCGCGGACGTCATTACGCGCAGCGTCCGCTATCCGGGCTCGTCAAGGGTGCTGACGGTGCTTGAGGAGATCAGCGCGGAGGCTGTCGAGATAATGATCTCTCCCGACTCCCCCGCCGCCGGCAAAAGCCTCATCGATCTCAAGATGCCGCCGGGCTCCCTGATCGGGCTGCTTGAGCGTGGAAACGAGATGCTGATACCCACCGGCGGCACGATACTCAAAGCCGGCGACAAGGTCGTCCTGTTCGGAACGGCGGCCGTCATGGATACGGCGATGCTCCCGTTCGGAGAGGATAAATCTTGA